From Candidatus Zixiibacteriota bacterium:
ACCCTGGAGGTGTCTTGATCTATCAAAACCCCGATCATCCTGCCTGAATTCAACACCTTGATCACCTCTTTGACACTCGCAGTTGAGTAGATATTTTGCACTCCCATCATCTGTCTATTCTTGATCAAAAGCTCATTCAGCCTGGGATCATAAAGCTCCCTGCCTATGGCTGAGAGTTTATATCCTTGTAAAGAGACGTATGCGGCTAAAAGCTCAAAATTACCTATATGGCCTGTAACTCCCATCACTCCTCTCCCCTGAGAGTAGGCTTTCTCAAGATGTTCTATACCTTCGACTTTAGTTATCTTTTGAATCTCCTCCCAGCTCATCTTCGGTAGCCTGATTGCATCCACAGCATTCCTGCCGAGGCATTCGAACACTTTTAAGGAGATTTTTTTTATAGAGCCCGTGCCAAGATTAGGAAAGGCTATTTTTAGATTTTGGAGGGTTGTGCTGCGAGATTCAGGGAGAATTAGATAGGCTAATTTGCCCAAACTTCTCCCTATAGAAAGAGAAAGCCTACGGGGAAGTAAGTTTAAAAAACTAATTAAGATTAATATGAATCTGTAAATTAGCCAATTCTTTAATCTTTTTTTTGATTTTGACCAAGGAATTTTTCCCATTGAAATCGATTGACTATACCACACCTGCCTTTAAAAGATCGTGCAGGTGTAAAATCCCTACTGGCTCCTTATTCCCGTTGGGCACAATCAGGCAGGTTATGTTGAAAAATTCCATCCGGTTCAGGGCTTTAGCAGCCAATGCTTCTTCCTCTATGGTTTTGGGATTTCGGATCATTACTTCCCCGGCTTTCAATTTGAAGATCTCCTCAGTTCTCTCCACTAGCCTCCTTAGATCACCGTCAGTGAAGATACCCACTAA
This genomic window contains:
- a CDS encoding lysophospholipid acyltransferase family protein, with the protein product MGKIPWSKSKKRLKNWLIYRFILILISFLNLLPRRLSLSIGRSLGKLAYLILPESRSTTLQNLKIAFPNLGTGSIKKISLKVFECLGRNAVDAIRLPKMSWEEIQKITKVEGIEHLEKAYSQGRGVMGVTGHIGNFELLAAYVSLQGYKLSAIGRELYDPRLNELLIKNRQMMGVQNIYSTASVKEVIKVLNSGRMIGVLIDQDTSRVKGIYVDFFGRKARTPVGPAILALKLGVPIVPMAIIQTKKGNYKIMIHKEIKPLVGKTKEENIYYLTQKCTEFLEQVIREYPDQWVWMHKRWLRTPDNP